The DNA region TCGGCTCGGTCGCGAAGACCCATCGGCTGTTCACCGTCGAGGAAAATCCACGACTGTGCGGCTGGGGTGCCGAGATCGTATCGATCGTGGCCGACGAAGCCTTCTACGATCTCGACGGCCCGCCGGTACGCATCACCACGCCGCATATTCCGCTGCCGGCCGCCGACAATCTGGAAGACATCGTGCTGCCGACGGTGGACCGTATCGTCGAGACGGTGAAGCGGTCGCTGAATAGCTAGCGCGTAGGGCGGGTTAGGCGCGCAGCGCCGTAACCCGCCGCAAACATGCGACGTTTTCGATGGTGGGTTACGCGCCTTCGGCGCTAACCCACCCTACGACTGGAGTAGGGTCATGTACGAAAATCTCCTCGCCAACGTCCCGACCGACCTGTGGATCGGCGGCAAATGGCGCAAGGCGTCCGATGGCGGCCGCTTCGATGTCACCGATCCGGCGACGGAGAAGACCATCGCCTCCGTGGCGAGCGCGACGGTCGATGACGCCATTGCCGCGGTGGATGCCGCGCAGGCGGCGTTCGAAGGCTGGGCCGGGCGCAAGCCACGCGAGCGTGCCGAGATTCTGCGCAAAGCGTTCGACCTCATCATGCGCGACGCCGAGCGCTTTGCGAAACTGATCACGCTGGAGAACGGCAAGGCGTTGTCCGACTCTCGGGGTGAGGTCGCTTATGCCGCCGAGTTCTTCCGCTGGTATGCGGAGGAGGCGGTGCGCAACATCGGCCAGATCTCGATGGCGCCGGCCTCCGGCGCGCGCATCGTCGCCCAGCACAAGCCCGCGGGCGTCGCCGTTTTGGTGACGCCGTGGAATTTCCCGGCGGCCATGGCGACGCGCAAGATCGGTCCCGCGCTCGCCGCCGGCTGCCCGGTGGTGCTCAAACCTGCCTCCGACACGCCGCTCACCATGCTGGCGCTGATGCCGGCGCTGGAAGAAGCCGGCGTGCCGCCCGGCGTCGTCAACGTCATACCCTCGCGCTCCTCGGGCAAGGTCGTCTCGGCCATGCTGCATGACCCGCGCGTGCGCGTCGTCTCCTTCACCGGTTCGACCGAAGTTGGGCGCAAGCTGCTGCACGAGGCAGCCGACAACATCGTCAAGCCGGCGATGGAGTTAGGGGGCAACGCGCCCTTCCTCGTGTTCGAGGACGCCGACATCGACGCGGCGATCGAGGGCGCCATGATTGCGAAAATGAGGAACATGGGCGAGGCCTGCACGGCGGCGAACCGTTTCTACGTGCATGAGAAGGTGCACGACGAGTTCGCCAAGAAGCTCACCGCCAAGATGTCCGGTCTGAAGATGGGCAACGGCCTCGATGACGGCGTCGCGCTCGGGCCGCTGGTGAACAAGGAAGGCCGCGACAAGGTGATCGAGCTGGTCGACGATGCGGTGGCCAAGGGCGGCAAGGTGCTGACCGGCGGCAAGACGCCCGATGGCCCAGGCTTTTTCTATCCGGCGACCGTCGTCACCAACGTGCCGAGCGACGCCAAGATGTTCAACGAGGAAATCTTCGGTCCGGTTGCCGCGATCCAGACCTTCAAGACCGAGGATGAGGCGATTAAGCGCGCCAATTCGACCGAATACGGTCTCGTCGCGTATCTCTACACCAAGGATCTGTCGCGCGGCATGCGTGTGTCGGAGAAGCTCGACTTCGGCATGATCGGCCTCAACCGTGGTCTCGTCTCAGATCCGGCGGCGCCGTTCGGCGGCACCAAGCAGTCCGGCCTGGGGCGCGAAGGCGCCGCGGAGGGCATGAAAGAGTTTCTCGAGACGCAATACGTTTCAGTGACGTGGTGAGTGGTCCGGTACCATGAGTGCGGCAGGGGGCGGAATCCGCGAGAGGCTGGTGGGCGCTTGGCGCTACGTCGGTACGCGGCTCAATGGCGAGAACGTCAATCGCGGTGCGAGCCCGAAGGGCATGATCTATTACGGCCCCGCCGGCGAGATGTCGGTGCAAATTGCGCCTGACGTCGCGCGCCCGCGGGCAGGCAGCGTCATGACTCCGGACGAAGCCTTCGACGCGCTCAAGGATTACATCGCTTATTTCGGCACCTATTCGATCGACGAGGCGGCCGGCACGGTGACGCATCACCGCGAGGCCAGCATCCAGCCGGGCGATTCCGGCGACTTCGTCCGTCGCGTTGAGTTCACTGGCGACCGTCTGGTGCTGCGGCCGCCCAATTCGACAATGGAAGTCACTTGGCAACGCATCAAGTGACACGAGGGAAGAGATGGACGTCCTGATGCCGCAGCTCGGCGAGACCGTCGCCGAAGGCAAGATCGTGAAGTGGTTCAAGTCGGCCGGCGACGCCGTGAAGCCGGGCGAAAACCTGTTCGAGATCGAAACCGACAAGACTTCGATGGAAGTGCCGGCAACGTTTGCCGGTACGTTGACCGACATTCATTTTCAGGTCGGCGACGTCGCCAAGGTCGGCGCCGTGGTGGCGGTGATCGCAGGCGAGGGCGGGGCGCAAGCGGCGCCGCAACCGAGTGCGCCCGCGAGTCCCGCGACAGCGCAACAACCTCCGCTCACCGCCGCGCAAGCGGGGGTCCAGAGCCCAAAGGTACAGCCTCAGAAAGAACTGGGTCCCCGCTTACGCGGGGACGAACGGAGTGCAGATAGCTTCGCCTATCCGCACATGGACCCCTGGCGGGAGGTACGCACGCCGGAGCACAATTTCGGTGCGGCCCGCATCGGCGGCGTCTCGGTCACGCCGCTGGCGCGGCGACTGGCCGGCGAGCGCGGCATCGATCTTGCGTCGATCAAAGGTTCGGGTCCGCGTGGCCGCATCGTCGCCGCCGACGTCGAAAAGGCGCAAGGGCCGGTGCGTGGCGCGGCCTTTGCCACAGGGGCGAGCGCGGCGCAGGTCAAGGCGCTGTTCGACGGCATCGCTTACGAAGAAGTGCCGCTCGACGGCATGCGTGCGACCATTGCGCGGCGGCTGGTCGAAGCGAAGCAAACCGTTCCGCACTTCTATCTCACGGCCGATATCGAGATCGGCCGTTTGATGGCGGCGCGTGAGGAGGCGAACGCCGCGGCTCCGAAAGGCGCCGACGGCGAGCCGCTGTTCAAGCTCTCGCTCAACGACTTCGTCATCAAGGCCTGGGCGGTTGCGCTGACCCGCGTGCCGGCCGCCAATGCGGTCTGGGCGGAGGATCGCATCCTGCGCTTCACGCATGCCGACATCGGCGTGGCGGTGGCGCTCGACGGCGGCCTGATCACGCCGGTGCTGCACAATGCCGACACCAAGTCGATTTCCGCTTTGTCCGCTGAGATGCGCGATCTCGCCGGACGCGCCCGCAACAAGAAGCTGAAGCCGAACGAATACCAAGGTGGCGCGTCCGCCATCTCCAATCTCGGCATGTACGGCGTGCGTGAGTTCGCCGCCATCATCAATCCGCCGCATGCCACCATTCTGGCCGTCGGTGCCGCCCGGCGCGCGCCGGTCGAAACCGCCGACGGCGGCGTCAAGTTCGTCAGTCAGATGACGGTCACGCTATCCTGCGACCATCGCGTGGTCGACGGCGCGCTCGGCGCCGAATTGCTCGCGGCGTTCAAATCCCTTATCGAAACTCCGGTCACATTCCTGATCTGACGGAGAGATAAAATGTCGAGCGGAAAGCCCGATGTCCTGCTGGTCGGCAATCGTAAGCCGACCCTCGTCAAAGGGCTCGAGGGCGCGGTCAATCTGCACGTCCTGTTCGATCATCCCGATCGGGAAGCATTCCTCAAATCGATAGGCGGAAGCGTTCGAGCGATCGCGGTTGCCTATACTGCCGATAAGGTCGACGGCGCTTTCATGCAGCGCTTCCCGAAGCTCGAGCAGATTTCGAGCTTCGGCGTCGGCTATGATCATATCGACGCCAAGTGGGCGGGGCAGCACGGCATCGTCGTCACCAACACGCCCGATGTGCTCAACGAGGAAGTGGCCGATACGGCGCTGGGTCTCCTGCTCTGCACCGTGCGCGAATTCCCGCAGGCGGACCGTTACCTGCGCGCCGGCAAGTGGCCGTCCGGCGGCTATCCGCTGTCGAAGGCGACGTTGCGCGACCGAACGGTCGGCATCGTCGGCATGGGCCGCATCGGCAAGGCAATCGCGCGCCGCCTCGAGGCCTTCGGCGTGCCGGTCGTCTATCACAGCCGCAATCCGCAGCCGGGCGTGAGCTACAAGTACTATCCCAAGCTCGTCGACATGGCGCGCGAGGTCGACACGCTGATGGTGATCGTGCCGGGTGGGGCGGCGACGCAGAACCTGATCAATGCCGAGGTGCTCAAGGCGCTCGGCCCGCGCGGCATCGTCATCAATATGGCGCGCGGCTCGGTGGTCGACGAGAAGGCCTTGATCGAGGCGTTGAAGAATCGCACCATCTTCTCCGCCGGTCTCGATGTCTTTGTGAACGAGCCGCACGTGCCGCAGGAGCTGATCGAGATGGATCACGTGGTGCTGTTGCCGCATCTCGGCTCGGCCAGCGAGGCGACGCGGCAGGCCATGGACCAGCTCGTGGTCGACAACCTCCTCGCCTGGGTCGCCGGCAAGCCGCCGCTGACGCCGGTGCCGGAAACACCTTATCCGCCGAAAAGGTAAGATCATGCGCCGTGGCTGGCTGCTCATTTTAATGGCAGCGGCCATGGCCGCGCCGGCGCAGGCCTACGACTTCGCGCCGGCGAAGCCGATGGACACCGCGTCGGTCGACCCCGCGATGCTGGCGGACGTCTATGGCGCTTATGAAATCCGCGACAAAAGCGGCAAGAAGCGCTGTCGCATCAATTTGATGAAAGATTTCGGCATCGGCGGCTATCAGATCGAGGTTGCGCCCGGATGCGCAAAGGCCTTTCCGGTGATGGGCGACATCGCTGCCTGGCGCCTGCTGGAAAGCTGGACCATCGATCTGGTAGATGCTTTACGCAAGACGCGCGTGCGCTTTGAGACGCCGGACGATCGCTACGTTGCGTTCGGCGACGAGACGGACATCGCCGGCATGCATGAGCTCGTGAAGGTTCAAGAGCGGCCGGCCCAGAGGAAGAAGTAGCCCCATGCGGCTCGCCCGCATTATTGCTTGCGTATTCGTTGCGGCGGCCGCTCCGGTCGCGGCGCAGACGCCGCCGACGCTCGGCGAGACCGCCAAAGCCATGGTCGGAAGCTGGGAATTCTCCAACGCCGATCGGGACAAGGTCTGCACCGTCACCTTCAAATCCGACCGCAATGCCGTCGGCTTCAAGGTGGAGTTCAACGCCGGTTGCGCCGGCCTATTTCCACTGGTTGGCGATGTTGCCGGCTGGACGTTTCCCGAAAACGATCTGTTGCGCCTGCTCGATGCGCAGGGCCGCGCCCTCGCGGAATTCAGCGAGGTCGAGGACGGCATCTACGAAGCGCCGACGCCCGGCGTCGGCGTGCTGTTCATCCAAAGCGCGAGCACGGCGGCGCCGGCGAAGACACCGCAGCAAATCGCCGGCAACTGGAATGTGATGCAAGGTGAGAAGACGCTGTGCTCGCTTACGCTCGCGCCGACGGCGGTGAAGGATGCCTTCGCGCTGACGGTGAAGCCGGGCTGCGACGGCGGCATCGCCGGCCAGAACTTCACGCAGTGGCGGCTCGACCGCGAGGAACTGCTGCTCGTGCCGTCGCGCGGCGAGCCCTGGCGCTTCGAAGAGATCGAGCCGAATACCTGGCGCCGCTTGCCGGAAAGCGTCGATGCGCTCACCCTCGTCAAGCAATGACGTCCTATGCGGTCTGGCTGTCGCGCCAGCGCATCGGCGATAGGCCGAATTCGCGTTTGAAGGCGCGGCTGAACGCCTCCTCGGATTCGTAGCCGACCGAGTGCGCAAGTTGCGCGATCGTCATGCGAGTCTCGGACAAGGAGAGCTTGGCCGTCTGAAGACGCCACGTCGTGAGATACCGAATCGGCGGCATTCCGACGAGGGTCGTGAACCGATCCACGAACGCGCTGCGTGAGAGCGCGGCTTCTTTGGCGAGGGCTTCCGCGGTCCAGGGCACATGCACATCCCTGTGCATGAGCGCCAAAGTGCGGCCGATCTGGGGGTCGGCCGCGCCTTTCAGCCATCCTGCCTCATGATCGCCGAGCGTCGCCGCGTATTTCCGCACGGATTCGACGAGCAGAGATTCCGACAGACGCGACATGATGCTCGACGTGGCGAATCGTCCTTTTCTCAATTCGTCCGCTGCGAAGCGCACCGAAGCCTCGACCCAATCCCGCGACGTGCCTTGCTGCACATCGAGGGTCAACATCCTCGGCAATGACGCGATGAGCGGGTTGTGAAGCTCGGTGCTCGCCAGATAGCCGCAAATGATATGGGCCGGTTCGCCGCCGCCTCCGTGCATGATGTGAGGCAGGCCGCCGGCCGCATTTGATTGTACCAGGGCGCGCGCGCTCGTAGACGAAAGGTCGGGTGCGCTGCAGAGCGTATGCGGATCGTTGCGCGGCAGCAGAATGACTTCGCCGGCGCGCACGCGGATCGGACTCTCATCGTCGACGACGACGAACAGACTGCCGTCCACGACAAAGTGGTAGGCGATGATCTGAACAGGCGGCGTCGACATGAACTGGCAATCT from Pseudolabrys taiwanensis includes:
- a CDS encoding NAD-dependent succinate-semialdehyde dehydrogenase, which translates into the protein MYENLLANVPTDLWIGGKWRKASDGGRFDVTDPATEKTIASVASATVDDAIAAVDAAQAAFEGWAGRKPRERAEILRKAFDLIMRDAERFAKLITLENGKALSDSRGEVAYAAEFFRWYAEEAVRNIGQISMAPASGARIVAQHKPAGVAVLVTPWNFPAAMATRKIGPALAAGCPVVLKPASDTPLTMLALMPALEEAGVPPGVVNVIPSRSSGKVVSAMLHDPRVRVVSFTGSTEVGRKLLHEAADNIVKPAMELGGNAPFLVFEDADIDAAIEGAMIAKMRNMGEACTAANRFYVHEKVHDEFAKKLTAKMSGLKMGNGLDDGVALGPLVNKEGRDKVIELVDDAVAKGGKVLTGGKTPDGPGFFYPATVVTNVPSDAKMFNEEIFGPVAAIQTFKTEDEAIKRANSTEYGLVAYLYTKDLSRGMRVSEKLDFGMIGLNRGLVSDPAAPFGGTKQSGLGREGAAEGMKEFLETQYVSVTW
- a CDS encoding dihydrolipoamide acetyltransferase family protein — encoded protein: MDVLMPQLGETVAEGKIVKWFKSAGDAVKPGENLFEIETDKTSMEVPATFAGTLTDIHFQVGDVAKVGAVVAVIAGEGGAQAAPQPSAPASPATAQQPPLTAAQAGVQSPKVQPQKELGPRLRGDERSADSFAYPHMDPWREVRTPEHNFGAARIGGVSVTPLARRLAGERGIDLASIKGSGPRGRIVAADVEKAQGPVRGAAFATGASAAQVKALFDGIAYEEVPLDGMRATIARRLVEAKQTVPHFYLTADIEIGRLMAAREEANAAAPKGADGEPLFKLSLNDFVIKAWAVALTRVPAANAVWAEDRILRFTHADIGVAVALDGGLITPVLHNADTKSISALSAEMRDLAGRARNKKLKPNEYQGGASAISNLGMYGVREFAAIINPPHATILAVGAARRAPVETADGGVKFVSQMTVTLSCDHRVVDGALGAELLAAFKSLIETPVTFLI
- a CDS encoding AprI/Inh family metalloprotease inhibitor; its protein translation is MRRGWLLILMAAAMAAPAQAYDFAPAKPMDTASVDPAMLADVYGAYEIRDKSGKKRCRINLMKDFGIGGYQIEVAPGCAKAFPVMGDIAAWRLLESWTIDLVDALRKTRVRFETPDDRYVAFGDETDIAGMHELVKVQERPAQRKK
- a CDS encoding AraC family transcriptional regulator is translated as MDPLSEVLRSVRLTGGVFLESHFTAPWSVLAKLEAEDCQFMSTPPVQIIAYHFVVDGSLFVVVDDESPIRVRAGEVILLPRNDPHTLCSAPDLSSTSARALVQSNAAGGLPHIMHGGGGEPAHIICGYLASTELHNPLIASLPRMLTLDVQQGTSRDWVEASVRFAADELRKGRFATSSIMSRLSESLLVESVRKYAATLGDHEAGWLKGAADPQIGRTLALMHRDVHVPWTAEALAKEAALSRSAFVDRFTTLVGMPPIRYLTTWRLQTAKLSLSETRMTIAQLAHSVGYESEEAFSRAFKREFGLSPMRWRDSQTA
- a CDS encoding AprI/Inh family metalloprotease inhibitor, which translates into the protein MRLARIIACVFVAAAAPVAAQTPPTLGETAKAMVGSWEFSNADRDKVCTVTFKSDRNAVGFKVEFNAGCAGLFPLVGDVAGWTFPENDLLRLLDAQGRALAEFSEVEDGIYEAPTPGVGVLFIQSASTAAPAKTPQQIAGNWNVMQGEKTLCSLTLAPTAVKDAFALTVKPGCDGGIAGQNFTQWRLDREELLLVPSRGEPWRFEEIEPNTWRRLPESVDALTLVKQ
- a CDS encoding lipocalin-like domain-containing protein, coding for MGAWRYVGTRLNGENVNRGASPKGMIYYGPAGEMSVQIAPDVARPRAGSVMTPDEAFDALKDYIAYFGTYSIDEAAGTVTHHREASIQPGDSGDFVRRVEFTGDRLVLRPPNSTMEVTWQRIK
- a CDS encoding 2-hydroxyacid dehydrogenase is translated as MSSGKPDVLLVGNRKPTLVKGLEGAVNLHVLFDHPDREAFLKSIGGSVRAIAVAYTADKVDGAFMQRFPKLEQISSFGVGYDHIDAKWAGQHGIVVTNTPDVLNEEVADTALGLLLCTVREFPQADRYLRAGKWPSGGYPLSKATLRDRTVGIVGMGRIGKAIARRLEAFGVPVVYHSRNPQPGVSYKYYPKLVDMAREVDTLMVIVPGGAATQNLINAEVLKALGPRGIVINMARGSVVDEKALIEALKNRTIFSAGLDVFVNEPHVPQELIEMDHVVLLPHLGSASEATRQAMDQLVVDNLLAWVAGKPPLTPVPETPYPPKR